A segment of the Salinibacter sp. 10B genome:
GGGATGGAGGCAGCTCCAGAGCGAATCAAGAAACTGATGGATGAAAGCGCGGCTCCGGAAACGCGCTCTGAACAAGCCATTGCGGGCTATCGGGACGTTTTGCACACCATCCACACCCATCACGAAGGCATTGAGCTGTCGAATGGCGTTGTGCGACAGTTTCACCGGGATCTGTTCAAGTACACCAGCATCGGCGGCGGAGATTGGAAGTCGGCCTGCATCAACATCATTGAAGAACATCCCGACGGCACGGAGGCGGTTCGGTTCCGAACCGTGCCTCCACACCGAACGCCTGAGTGTATGGAAACGCTTCACGCCCAATTTGCTCGGGCGTGGACGCAGGGGGAAGTGGATCCGCTTCTTCTCATTGCAGCGTATGTTCTCGACTTTTTGTGCATCCACCCGTTTCAAAGCGGCAACGGTCGGATGGCCCGCCTTCTGACACTCCTGCTTCTTTACAAGGCCGACTACGGGGTGGGGGAGTACATCAGTTTGGAACCTATTGTCGAGGACAGCCAGGAAAGCTACTATGACGCCCTGTCCCGTTCATCCCAAGGGTGGCATGAGGCGAAGCACGATCTTTGGCCCTGGACCGACTATTTCCTCGGAATGCTCCTGTCCGCTTACGAGGAGCTTGAGGACCGGGTGAGTGTTCGCGACTAGCGAGGGGCAAAGACGCAGCGGATTCTCGACACGCTCGAAGAGGTCCACGATGGATTCCGCGGGAGGGAGAAAGAGGGGGGAGGCCACGCCATGCTCGCTGGCAGGGCAAATTACCAATCGGTATGTGCGATGGTGGTGCGACGGGCCTTCTCGTCTGGATGGACCTTCCCCTTGAGTACAATCACACCGATCCATCTCGAATCGGTAAGGTCCATGTCGTTATTAGGGCGGGCCTCGCCACGTGCATGAGAGCCGTAGACGATAAGCTTTTTGAGACGATCTGAGTACATCTTCTCAGGAGCAGGTTTCGCATCTGCGAGTGCCTCTCGGACCGGGGAAGAAAATGGCGAGGCGTCGGGCTTCGGTGAACAGGGAAGAGGAACGTCCGCAGGTTGGATCATCGAAGAATCACTCTTGAAAAGCGGCTACGATGGAATGCCGTGCTTGGTGCTGTGAGGCACGTTGCGGACCATCCGAGCCCCCGGCTCGTTTTCTGCAAAGTCGATTGGCCTCTCACCACCAAGGCCGTATCAGTTACCCTCTGGTAGACAGCTGATTTTACCAGGGGCAATCGGGGGATAATGAAGGTTTGGGGGAGCTCTCTTGCTTGGAGCTCTCTTGCTTCGGAGGGCTGCGTATTAAAACCGCTGATCATCGCTCATAACTGGGAAGGCAAAGGTCAGGTAGAACGGCCGGGCGGATCTGCGAGGGTTTGGGGGGAATCGAAAAGCGCCCTGAGAGAAGCAGAAGCAATCAACCCCGAACGTCGCGTCCACTCGGGGCGTGCCAAGCGCTGGGACAGGTGCAGAGCAGATGATGAGCGTCATGGCCTCCGATAGCTCCGGAGAAAGGGGGATTGGCCCGCCCCGTACAAGAGCCCCAGGGCCAGGCCATGAGGGATTCTTTTTCCCGTGAGCGCTGCTTCGGATCCATTTGGAAATCAGAGGAAAGCCGCTCTCTTCTCAAGGCAGGCGGTAGGTTCTCGGTAATCCCAAAATGCAAAACTCGAATCGACGACCCCTTCAGTTGATGACTCGTCACTTCCGCCTGCTTTTTGCGCCGCTCCTCTTAGCGATTCCGCTATTGCTGGCGGGGCCGGATGCCGGAGTAGCCCAGCCTACGGCCGACAGCACAGACAAGGACGTTCTGTACGTTCCGACGGCCCCGTCGGTGGTGAGAACAATGCTTGAGGTTGCCGGCGTCACGGAAAGGGATGTCGTGTACGATCTCGGCAGTGGGGACGGGCGCATGCCGATTATGGCCGCCAAGGAATTTGGGGCGCGGGGGATCGGGCTCGAAATTGATTCTGCTCTGGTTGCGGAGGCCCGAGGAGAGGCCCAAGTGCAAGGGGTGTCCGACAAGGTGAAGTTTCGGCAGAAGGACCTCTTTAGCGCCGACCTCAGTAAGGCCACGGTCGTGACCCTCTATCTCGGGCCGGCGATCAATGTCAGGCTCCGACCAAAGCTTCTTAGAGAGCTGGATCCCGGGGACCGAATCGTTTCCCACGACTTCCGGATGGGAGAGTGGGCCCCCGACTCGACCGTTAACGCTGGCCGGGGCAATACCGGGAACGAGACCGTCTACCTCTGGATCGTGCCCGAAAAGGTTCACAAAGACCTCCGAGACACGCCGATGAGCCGGAGGCAAACTGATGGGGCGGTTCCACGCTCCACCCCCAGTTCTTCATCCCCGAGTTCTTCATCGAATCGGGTTCGTCAAACGACTGCTTCCTTGACTGAGCCGACCGGATCGGCCGCAAAGGACAGAATCCGTGCAAACCGAACGGTTCGTTCGGCCTCTGCTCCTTGAAGGACCCGCCGGTCGTCTCGATAGAAGGAATACGTGCTCCGGCAGCGGCCGAGAGGAAGCTGGGCCGCCTCCTCGTTTTCAGGTCCAAAAGCGACTTGGGATGGGGGGCAAAGATCAATTCGGTTCTTCGCTGCTCGTCGGAGGGGAATCCTCTCCTCTTCTTGGGCTAGCGCATCAGCCTAAGCGAGCGATGCTCGCATGTCAGCAATGGTAAGCGCCGGATATTCCTCGGTGATTTCCTCGGGAGAGAGGCCCTCGGCCAGGGTGTCGAGAACGACCGATACCATCACACGCGTCCCCTTGATTCAGGGTTTTCCATGACAGATGTCCGGATCCGTTGTGATGTGTTCTTCCCACAGGGCCATACTGGAAGGGGGCGTTTCGTAAGTTTATGGCCGTTCAGTAGAGAGACAGAGGAGAAGTTTGCTCGCTCTCAACGCTGGAGAATTTTCTCTTCCACTGCATTGACGAAGCGCTCGGCCTCCTCAACGAGTTGGACTGCCTCCGACCTGTCAAAGTCTGAAAATACATCATAGTCCGCTTCTCCGCGCATTGACTCAGCGGTGGTAAGGATCCCTCCAACTTCCTCGCTGACTCGTTCGGTGCGAACGAAATGATAGCCAAACCGCCGAATAAGGCTGGCGTGAGTGCTTGGTGTCTCTTCCTTCGTGAGAAGAGCCGCGCGAGTGGCGCTAAAGACAGCGTAATAGGCCCGGTTGATGGTCGCCTCCGCCGAACCGTTCTCCAGAAGAAGCTCCGCGTCAGACAGTGCTCTGCGAGCCTTCTCGATCAGGGCTCGGATGGTTTCTTCATTTTCTGAGCTCATCGGGTCTGCGTGGCGGTCTCTTCGGAAGGAGGAGCCGGCCCGGAGGAAAGCGTCTCCAAGAGGTCAATGCCTTCTGCTTTCGCAGATTGGACGAGCGGCCGGCGATCGTCTTCGAAGTCTTCTGCGCTCATGTGGACGAAGGATAGCGCCGTATCCTGATAAGCGGCGGCTCGTGTTGCAATTCGACTGGTGCGTTTGGCCTCCTCGTAGGATCTGACGGGCCCCTCAAGCACGACGAGCAGGTCGACATCGCTTTCAGGCCGGGCCTCTTCCCGAGCATAAGAGCCGAAGAGAATGAGGTGCTTTAGGCGAGAGCCGTAGAGATCCAGTAGGGATTCAGCCGCCCAGCGAAGAACCCCCCGGGTCTTTTCTGGAATGGGAGGGAGCGTGTTGTCCATTGGCTGGAACTCCAGGGGCTGGAGCGATGACAAAAAGCGGACGATCCCATCTTTTGATGACTACCTGTTGATGGAAGACACCTCTTCTCCGAAAGATCCGAATGCACGTTCGAGAGACGGTAGTGCCGTTATTGCACAGAAAGCCCCCCTCCCTACAAACCCCGGAATTTTGCCTATCCCCGGGGGTGTTGAGCTCCGTGGATGGATTTGTTTGGGGCGGGGCGGCGTCGATTGGATGGTTGTGTTGTTAGCTTTGCAATAACGGAAATGGTTTAGATAGGTGTGATTTTGGGCACGCGAGGGCGAAAATCGTCACGTATCGGACTGATTTCAGAGCTGAAAGCGGCTTCTTTCTCCCCTCGCTACGCGTCTTCTCCGTATCCGGACTGTCGCCGCAGGTGGCCTGGAGAACACGAGGGACGGAGTCCCTCGATGGAACGGAGTCCCTCAATGGACAGGAGCATTCCTCCTTAAGCAAGTGGAGGTGGAAAGAGGCTTTACCTGGACGATGCCCTGAACCTGGAATTCGATATGAAGTGAGAAGCTCTGGAGGAGGCCCGTTCCTACGAGAGGCATGGTTGGAGCTCCCGCAACAAACACTTCGCGGGTTACACCGGAAAGAAGTGCTTTCGCATCATACAGCAGAACGTCTCGGACCCGGTCGTCCGCAAGGGTGACCTCGGTAAGGGTGGTTTCCGGCGGGCCCAGCTACGTGCACGGAAAGTGCCGGCTCTCCGTCAGAAGTAAAGAATCCTGTCATCACTCCGTGCTCGTCTCTCGCAATCGACCGCCGAAGTGATATGCGTGACGGCTTCCCACTCTGCGAAGCCACGTTCGTCCTCTTGCGTCCGGTCGTCGCTCTATGAGACGGTCAAATGCCGCACGAGCATTGGCGTCAATCTCGTAGTCTTCTGTCTCAACATCGATGACAACGAATTTCTGAGCGTCCTTCTCAACGTCAACCTCGGGACGAACCACCCGCTCGAAGATTTCATTGCCACGATCGGCGAGTCCAGATTTTTCCTCGGACATGACGGGCTGCAATCGCCTGTTGGCAACCAGTTGGATAAACTTACTACGACGACCGCCGGAGATCTTTCCTCAGAGAACCGAAAAGACAAAGGGGAGAAACTCCACCCTACGCTCAGTTCGAGCCCCCCTATCCCCAATCTTGACCTCAGCCCCGAGGAAATCATCCAGGCGATCCTGAAGGAGGGAGCGCGAGCCACCCTCTCCAACCAGTGGCGCCTGGCCCGTCGTCGCGTTCAGCGAGAGAGTCGCATCGAGCTTCTCGGCCCGAATGGCCCCGAGGTTCTCGCTTGCCTCACCGAGCACCGGGACGTGGTGGATCTCGACTGGCAGTGAAACCGGCAATGAGACGCTTGTCTTATCTTACAGCGTCCTCCTTGAGATAGGCCGGGAGAGAGCCTTCTCGGGTGATGGCCCTACAGGGTGGGGGTGCCCTACAGGGTGATGTGGATGGGAGGCAGGGGGCGCATCCCATCCACATCACACCCAAGAGGGCTTTTCCAATGACTACGAAAGCGACTTCGAAAAAGAGATCTTCCAGCAAGACACCGTCCGGCAAGAACGGATTCAATCTCTACCAGAGCGTCACGGATCAAATCATAGAGCTCATCGAAACGAGCCAGGCTTCCGGCCGGGAGCTCCCGTGGCACCGAGCGGGGGCAGATATTTTCCTGCCGGTCAACGCCACGACGGGGAGCCGGTACCAGGG
Coding sequences within it:
- a CDS encoding DUF433 domain-containing protein — translated: MKGTRVMVSVVLDTLAEGLSPEEITEEYPALTIADMRASLA
- a CDS encoding nucleotidyltransferase domain-containing protein, encoding MYSDRLKKLIVYGSHARGEARPNNDMDLTDSRWIGVIVLKGKVHPDEKARRTTIAHTDW
- a CDS encoding Fic family protein, whose product is MQSFEEKGLPALPLTHDLIRSVGRLHEYRGREQLYTQQARQELDTLKEGAVVRGAESLNRMEGMEAAPERIKKLMDESAAPETRSEQAIAGYRDVLHTIHTHHEGIELSNGVVRQFHRDLFKYTSIGGGDWKSACINIIEEHPDGTEAVRFRTVPPHRTPECMETLHAQFARAWTQGEVDPLLLIAAYVLDFLCIHPFQSGNGRMARLLTLLLLYKADYGVGEYISLEPIVEDSQESYYDALSRSSQGWHEAKHDLWPWTDYFLGMLLSAYEELEDRVSVRD
- a CDS encoding nucleotidyltransferase domain-containing protein, whose translation is MDNTLPPIPEKTRGVLRWAAESLLDLYGSRLKHLILFGSYAREEARPESDVDLLVVLEGPVRSYEEAKRTSRIATRAAAYQDTALSFVHMSAEDFEDDRRPLVQSAKAEGIDLLETLSSGPAPPSEETATQTR
- a CDS encoding HEPN domain-containing protein; its protein translation is MSSENEETIRALIEKARRALSDAELLLENGSAEATINRAYYAVFSATRAALLTKEETPSTHASLIRRFGYHFVRTERVSEEVGGILTTAESMRGEADYDVFSDFDRSEAVQLVEEAERFVNAVEEKILQR
- a CDS encoding class I SAM-dependent methyltransferase, with protein sequence MTRHFRLLFAPLLLAIPLLLAGPDAGVAQPTADSTDKDVLYVPTAPSVVRTMLEVAGVTERDVVYDLGSGDGRMPIMAAKEFGARGIGLEIDSALVAEARGEAQVQGVSDKVKFRQKDLFSADLSKATVVTLYLGPAINVRLRPKLLRELDPGDRIVSHDFRMGEWAPDSTVNAGRGNTGNETVYLWIVPEKVHKDLRDTPMSRRQTDGAVPRSTPSSSSPSSSSNRVRQTTASLTEPTGSAAKDRIRANRTVRSASAP